From the Haloarcula sp. H-GB4 genome, one window contains:
- a CDS encoding creatininase family protein, whose amino-acid sequence MLYDTIGRKDNEWAGMTASQIRDVGEQSGSVLVIPVGSVEQHGNHLPVITDTLLVEAMVDTAIERLDDVPVVVTPPVWSGFSPHHLSFGGTLSLEFAHLRATLEDIAHAGIQNGFDAVLFVNGHGGNSSLIDAVVSTVGVDTDAEVLGTTYFHLASDRIEEFRTTETGGMAHGGEFETSLMLALRPDLVGNPKVRDGEPMDEHYGWGGQDLLDGGNVSVYRSFDEYSTSGAIGTPKQASAETGKRIRSVIGDELAALMTAIHEHNAEQ is encoded by the coding sequence ATGTTGTACGATACTATCGGTCGGAAGGACAACGAATGGGCTGGGATGACTGCGAGTCAGATCCGAGATGTCGGTGAACAGTCGGGCTCTGTCCTCGTTATTCCCGTTGGAAGCGTCGAACAGCACGGGAATCACCTCCCGGTCATCACCGACACGCTCCTCGTTGAGGCGATGGTCGACACTGCTATCGAGCGTCTGGACGACGTGCCTGTCGTCGTGACACCGCCGGTCTGGAGCGGGTTCTCGCCACACCATCTGTCGTTCGGTGGGACCCTGTCACTCGAGTTTGCACACTTGCGAGCGACACTTGAGGATATCGCACACGCTGGCATCCAGAACGGATTCGATGCGGTGCTGTTCGTCAACGGCCACGGCGGGAACAGTTCACTCATTGACGCCGTCGTGAGTACCGTGGGCGTCGACACTGACGCCGAAGTACTGGGAACGACGTACTTCCACTTGGCGTCGGATAGAATCGAGGAATTCCGAACGACCGAGACAGGGGGGATGGCGCACGGCGGTGAGTTCGAAACGTCCCTCATGCTCGCGCTCCGACCAGACCTCGTAGGCAACCCAAAGGTCCGCGACGGCGAACCGATGGACGAACATTACGGCTGGGGCGGGCAAGACTTGCTTGACGGAGGCAACGTCTCTGTCTACCGCTCGTTCGACGAGTATTCTACGTCCGGGGCCATCGGGACGCCGAAGCAGGCGAGCGCAGAGACAGGCAAACGAATCCGCTCGGTCATCGGCGACGAACTCGCGGCCCTCATGACTGCGATTCACGAGCACAATGCTGAGCAGTGA
- a CDS encoding ABC transporter ATP-binding protein — MSEVTLSNVSKVYDDSVLAVEDLSLAVEDGEFVVVVGPSGCGKSTTLRMIAGLETVTDGEIAIGENVVNDVRPQDRNIAMVFQSYALYPHMTVRDNMSFGLRLSGEYDDQIEERVTEAAELLEISDLMDDLPKQLSGGQQQRVALGRAIVRDPDVFLMDEPLSNLDAKLRTQMRTEIQRIQEELDVTTIYVTHDQTEAMTMADRIVILNQGELQQVAPPERCYDKPNNKFVAGFIGSPSMNFFEASVTNSGGRATFHSSDIEFTLNVDIPDGEYTLGVRPEDFVAEGAGEYIDTVVDVVEPMGSDNFLYLETGGGSKEVVARVDSEYRPERGDKIELGFHTEDMHLFGPDGERVELNQPQRTESV, encoded by the coding sequence ATGAGCGAAGTTACACTATCAAACGTCAGCAAGGTATACGACGACAGCGTCCTTGCAGTTGAGGACCTCTCTCTGGCCGTCGAGGATGGGGAGTTTGTCGTCGTTGTCGGACCCTCGGGGTGTGGCAAGTCGACGACACTTCGGATGATTGCCGGCCTCGAAACGGTCACCGACGGTGAGATTGCTATCGGGGAGAACGTAGTCAACGACGTTCGTCCACAGGACCGGAACATTGCGATGGTGTTCCAGAGTTACGCCCTGTACCCACACATGACCGTACGCGATAACATGTCTTTCGGGCTTCGGCTGTCAGGCGAGTACGATGATCAGATCGAGGAGCGGGTAACTGAGGCCGCCGAGCTACTGGAGATTTCGGACCTCATGGACGACCTGCCGAAGCAGCTCTCGGGTGGCCAGCAACAGCGTGTCGCACTTGGACGGGCGATTGTCCGCGACCCAGATGTGTTTCTGATGGACGAACCGCTGTCGAATCTTGACGCCAAGCTCCGGACACAGATGCGTACGGAGATACAGCGGATTCAGGAAGAGCTTGACGTGACGACAATTTACGTCACGCACGATCAGACGGAAGCGATGACGATGGCCGACCGGATCGTGATTCTCAATCAGGGTGAACTCCAGCAGGTTGCGCCACCGGAACGCTGCTACGATAAGCCCAACAACAAGTTCGTCGCGGGGTTCATCGGATCGCCATCGATGAACTTCTTCGAAGCGAGTGTGACGAATAGCGGCGGGCGCGCGACGTTCCACTCGTCAGATATCGAGTTTACGCTCAACGTCGACATTCCGGACGGAGAGTACACGTTGGGCGTTCGTCCAGAAGATTTCGTCGCCGAGGGCGCCGGCGAGTACATCGATACAGTTGTCGACGTCGTAGAACCAATGGGGTCTGACAACTTCCTCTATCTGGAGACTGGGGGCGGGTCGAAAGAAGTCGTAGCCCGGGTCGATAGCGAGTATCGCCCGGAACGGGGCGACAAAATCGAGCTCGGGTTTCATACAGAGGATATGCATCTGTTTGGTCCCGATGGCGAGCGAGTGGAACTGAATCAGCCACAGCGGACAGAATCAGTGTAA
- a CDS encoding IclR family transcriptional regulator: MPSQNKKTISAVETTLDILAALGKLEPIGLSDLASHLDIPTSTVFIHLNTLVQRDYVVKESGQYRRSFRFLELGGSVRQRLDIGRLLRNKVEELSRETGEIAGAGIEENGQRVILYRSSGGKAAGDEIPIGNHTEMHWTSLGKVILAHLPVEKRNEIVANHGLPKGTDNTLSSRSDLAAALERIRDQGYAIDDEEHLRGVRGVAVPIFNDEQEVMVSLGITGPRDRFTSRYMANLLEILRYTKNEIEVRSQYYEYSTIDG; the protein is encoded by the coding sequence ATGCCTTCACAGAACAAAAAAACGATCAGCGCGGTTGAGACAACGCTGGACATTCTCGCCGCCCTCGGAAAACTTGAACCAATTGGCCTCTCCGATCTTGCGTCTCATCTTGATATCCCCACAAGCACTGTCTTCATCCACCTCAATACACTCGTCCAGCGGGACTACGTTGTCAAGGAATCCGGACAGTATCGTCGCTCGTTCCGCTTTCTGGAGCTCGGTGGCAGTGTTCGGCAAAGACTTGACATCGGCCGACTGCTTCGCAATAAGGTTGAAGAGCTCAGCAGAGAAACCGGCGAGATTGCTGGTGCTGGCATCGAGGAGAACGGCCAGCGGGTCATCCTCTACAGGAGCTCAGGCGGAAAGGCTGCGGGCGACGAAATTCCCATCGGGAATCACACAGAGATGCACTGGACATCGCTGGGTAAAGTAATTCTGGCGCATCTTCCGGTCGAAAAGCGAAACGAAATCGTTGCCAACCATGGGCTTCCGAAAGGGACTGATAACACGTTATCGTCCCGGTCTGATCTCGCAGCGGCGCTTGAGCGAATCCGTGACCAGGGCTATGCGATAGATGATGAGGAGCATCTCAGAGGCGTTCGAGGCGTCGCCGTTCCGATATTCAACGACGAACAGGAAGTCATGGTGTCGCTTGGTATTACTGGACCCAGAGATCGATTCACCTCTAGGTATATGGCAAATCTACTAGAGATACTTCGATATACGAAAAACGAAATCGAAGTTCGAAGCCAGTACTACGAATACAGTACTATAGACGGATAG
- a CDS encoding MFS transporter, producing the protein MTPQATDSDISDTTAESSVRTANSTWWLVVGASLISMGLAAYEIVPASVTPLIQESLRVGPTAAGLLVGVMFGTAVVVSLPAGAVLDRTDSRTAMALAVGILLIAGVWGWRAGRRGQFQSILASRALGGAAYVVVWNAGIDMVSRAVDGSHRATAVGIFTASGPVGFALGQGSGPLIAERFGWPAVFLAFIGPAIVGLAVFWPASRGHGGSHGDAPSLREFGAVLRSPSVWLVGVLGFLGYALYLFVNSWGSSYLTQGLDFSLAVSGLVVAVFPAVGVLSRISGGLISDRVFDGRRRPIVLWSFGLAAPLLFGFTQFRSLALLVAVLLLIGFAVQLTLGLSFTYVRELVDPRVAATAVAFQTSIGLAGAFVAPIAGGAVVNRAGFEPAFLLAGAVAVAGIIVAWQAPEPGRQ; encoded by the coding sequence ATGACACCACAGGCCACTGATTCCGACATTTCCGATACCACTGCTGAATCATCTGTCCGAACGGCCAATTCGACGTGGTGGCTCGTGGTTGGTGCGAGCCTGATTTCGATGGGATTGGCCGCATACGAGATCGTCCCTGCAAGTGTCACACCACTTATTCAGGAATCACTGCGGGTCGGGCCGACAGCTGCCGGCCTCTTGGTCGGAGTCATGTTTGGGACCGCTGTTGTTGTCAGCCTCCCTGCCGGTGCTGTGCTGGATCGGACCGATTCGAGAACCGCGATGGCACTTGCAGTGGGCATATTACTCATCGCCGGGGTGTGGGGCTGGCGAGCCGGGCGGCGTGGTCAATTCCAATCAATCCTCGCCTCGCGTGCACTGGGCGGAGCCGCGTATGTCGTCGTTTGGAACGCCGGCATCGATATGGTGAGCCGGGCCGTCGACGGCTCTCACCGCGCGACAGCAGTCGGCATCTTCACCGCGAGCGGGCCGGTTGGCTTCGCACTTGGACAGGGATCAGGTCCGCTCATCGCTGAGCGGTTCGGCTGGCCGGCTGTCTTTCTGGCCTTTATCGGCCCTGCAATCGTGGGGCTGGCCGTTTTCTGGCCAGCGAGCCGCGGGCACGGCGGGAGCCACGGCGATGCCCCGTCCCTGCGGGAATTCGGAGCAGTGCTCCGGAGCCCAAGCGTCTGGCTCGTCGGTGTCCTCGGCTTTCTCGGCTACGCGCTGTACCTGTTCGTGAACAGCTGGGGCTCGTCGTACCTCACGCAGGGGCTGGACTTCTCTCTAGCCGTGAGCGGGCTTGTTGTTGCCGTATTCCCCGCCGTTGGTGTACTCTCTCGAATCAGCGGCGGCCTCATCTCGGATCGAGTCTTTGACGGCAGACGGCGACCGATCGTGCTGTGGTCGTTCGGTCTTGCCGCTCCGCTTCTCTTCGGGTTTACACAGTTTCGCTCGCTGGCCCTGCTCGTTGCTGTCCTCCTGCTGATTGGATTTGCGGTCCAGTTGACGCTTGGCCTCTCGTTTACGTACGTCCGAGAACTCGTCGACCCGCGCGTCGCTGCAACGGCGGTCGCATTCCAGACCAGTATCGGCCTCGCGGGGGCGTTTGTTGCACCGATTGCCGGCGGAGCCGTGGTGAACAGAGCTGGATTCGAGCCGGCGTTTCTACTGGCTGGCGCGGTTGCCGTCGCAGGTATCATCGTCGCCTGGCAGGCTCCAGAACCGGGACGCCAGTAG
- a CDS encoding nitrilase-related carbon-nitrogen hydrolase produces the protein MPAESFTLAAAQVEPVYHDKEGTLDKTCRYIEQAGRGGADIVVFPETYFPGYPYWRGSVSISRWTDLMVDLQKNSLHVDDEAIEILGEAVAEADLTLVLGTNEVSDRQGSETLYNSLFYFDSTGELMGRHRKLMPTHEERAIWGRGDPSSLATYETDVGRLGGLICYENHMTLSKAALTAMGEEIHAAVWPGFWEQHGHPGDKTRAETSEAVDTCDIYPAMREYAFETQSFVAACSAYMSEAVPDGFSEDELGFNVAAGGSMLVNPAGIVKAGPLVGEEGLLTAEFRDDERRATKAYFDAMGHYTRWDAVSLSISDETLAPSQPQGPSKHAVAGNGSLSAAQAQAVADEYDVPVEAVEAVADELVG, from the coding sequence ATGCCAGCCGAATCATTCACACTTGCGGCCGCGCAGGTAGAGCCCGTCTACCACGACAAAGAGGGAACGCTGGACAAGACATGCCGGTATATCGAGCAGGCCGGCCGGGGCGGTGCGGACATCGTCGTCTTCCCGGAGACGTACTTCCCGGGGTACCCATACTGGCGGGGCAGTGTGTCCATCTCCAGATGGACTGACCTGATGGTGGACCTCCAGAAGAACAGTCTCCATGTCGACGATGAGGCTATCGAGATACTCGGCGAGGCAGTCGCGGAAGCCGACCTCACGCTCGTACTGGGGACGAACGAAGTCAGTGACCGGCAGGGGAGCGAGACGCTCTACAATTCGCTGTTTTACTTCGACAGTACCGGGGAACTGATGGGTCGCCACCGGAAATTAATGCCGACCCATGAGGAGCGTGCCATCTGGGGGCGTGGCGACCCATCAAGCCTGGCCACCTACGAAACGGATGTCGGTCGACTCGGCGGGCTCATCTGCTATGAGAACCATATGACGCTCTCGAAGGCGGCGCTGACCGCAATGGGTGAAGAAATACACGCTGCCGTCTGGCCCGGCTTCTGGGAACAGCACGGTCATCCGGGGGACAAGACCCGCGCGGAGACCAGTGAGGCTGTAGATACCTGTGACATCTATCCTGCAATGCGTGAGTACGCCTTCGAAACCCAGTCGTTCGTCGCCGCGTGCTCGGCGTACATGAGCGAGGCTGTGCCGGATGGGTTCTCAGAGGACGAACTCGGGTTCAACGTCGCCGCAGGCGGGAGTATGCTGGTAAACCCGGCGGGGATCGTCAAAGCCGGACCGTTGGTTGGTGAGGAGGGCCTCCTGACCGCCGAGTTCCGAGACGACGAACGGCGGGCGACGAAGGCGTACTTCGATGCGATGGGTCACTACACACGGTGGGACGCAGTCAGCTTGTCCATCAGTGACGAAACGTTAGCGCCGTCACAGCCACAAGGACCCAGCAAGCATGCCGTCGCTGGAAACGGGTCGCTCTCGGCAGCACAAGCACAGGCGGTAGCCGACGAGTACGATGTGCCTGTCGAGGCTGTCGAAGCGGTTGCTGACGAGTTGGTAGGCTAA